Genomic DNA from Brenneria izadpanahii:
AGCCGCCCTTCGCCCCAATGCTGTTTTCTTCTTGTATCTTCAGGATTTCATCTTAATCCTAAGCCCCTGGCAATGCTGAATCCACCTTTACATCGCGGAATATGGGGCATCCCATCGCACGCCGGGGAATGAACAAAAAGTAATGGGACAGGATGAACGATTGATGAAGGCAAAACTTGAGCGATACGACGAGGGAGTAAAATGGCGCGCCTCCCGCCGTATCAGCGGGAGGGGAAAGAAAGGGGCGGAAGCCGGCCTCCGCCCGGAAAAACACAGCTTACTGCGGGTAAGGCACCCATTCTCCGCCATTAAGACGAATATAAGGTTTGCTCTGATACGGCATGACGATCGCGTTCTCATTCTCTGAAATCGCTTCCGTTTGCGGTAAATCTTTCGCCAGAGCCGGCCAGTCAATCACCGGCGCGGAAAAGACTTTTCCATCCACCATGCGGGCGACCAATGTGGAAACGGCCAGGTAGCTGCTTGGGGATTTAACCTCTAACGGGCTGCTTTGCGGCGGAGCCTGTAAACCGAACAGCTTCACGCCGACGGGGACATGCGTAATGCCCGGGCTAGGTATATCGCGCAGCCCCGACATCTGCATTTTATCGCCCACCAGCGCCGCGCCATGTTCCGGCACCACGATAACCATCACTTTTCGTCCTGATCTTTGCAGGGCATCGAAGAAGGTATCCAACTGGTCGAACAGAATTTTCGCCCGCGGCCTGTAGTCGGCCGATTTATTGGTGCCGACGAAACGGTTACCGTCATGCAGCGGGAGCAGGTTAAAGAAAGTCGCGCTGCGTCCCGTCTCTGAACGGTTATCCAGCCAGCGGTTAAGCAGTTCCAGATCGTTATAAATCGGCTCGCCTTCAAATGAGGTCAACTGATAGCTGATGCCCGCCTGAGACATCATCGCCGACGGCAAACTCCCGTAATCATGGAGCCCTTTCAGGTAGTTGCCGGATAGGCCGGATACGCCTGAATGATCGAGCATCAACTGCTTTTCAAAACCCAGCTTGGCCAGGTTATCAAACAGATAGCACTGTTGATTGGCGGGTTGATACAAATCGTGATGCGATTCCTGACCGCAGCTTGCCCGTAACAAACGAATGGCCGCAGGCCCGCTGTAAGCCGTCGCCGAGTTGAAGTTACTCAACAGGATGTCGAACTTACGCCACAGCGGATGATCCATCAGCTGTGAGGCTTCCATATCCGACCACGCAAGCGAACAGATATTGATAATCAACAGATCAAAGGGCTGCGCGTCTTCAGACAGTGATTCGGGAAAAGCCGATACCCGTTCTTTTTCCCGCGCGTAAAACTGATTCAGGTAAGCGGTCAGATTCTCATTGGTGGGCGGAAGGTTATCGGCGGGCGACGATAGCGTCGCGCCGCCGGCCGAGCCTGACGAGTTGCCGGCGGCCGCCGCCGCATTCGGCGCCAAAGAAACCATCGGCCCGGTGAGGTGCACCACGTTCAACCATCCCAGGATAGCCACGCTAAATACCGTGATGCGAATCCATTGGGAAAAAAACAGATAGGCCACCACCATCACCAACGCGGCGCCGACCATCTGCCAGTTAATAAACCGGTTGATTAACTCCAGCAAATATAGCGCGTCGAAATCGGCGAGATAACCGCCCTGATGAAAGATCGTATTTACTCCAGGCAGCCATGTATCGTGATAGAACAACCCGATGCCGATTGGAATAGCAATAATATGCCGCCAACGGTGCAGCCTGAGCGGGGGAATCGGCATCAATAAAAACGCCAGAAATACCAGATTGAGCAATGGGTGAAAATTAAGATAGCCAAACCACAGCAAGGCGAATTTAAGTAAAAAATAGAGATTCCAGCCGCCTAACCCGCGCCAGTAGCGCCACGCATTCTGATTTGGTTGCGTGTGTATATTTTTCTCGTCCATTTTATTTCTTAATTTTTGATAAAGAACCGTCACGCAGCCAAATGTCTGCGGACTTCAGATATCTCGGTGATAATAACCGGCATTCCCAATACTCAAGCCAGCGGGGAATAAAACGATGAGCAACGTAGCCAAGCGTAAAAAATACTACGGCGCTCAACATGACCAGTTGAACTATATCGATCAGGTTTAGCATGTATTTTCTCTCGATTGTTCGGCGAATAAAGAAATAGCGACGGGCCGACGGCGAACTATCTGTTCTTTCTGTAACGGCGTTTCCTTTCCGGCGGGAACATAATTATTAATCGGCGGTATGTCCCCGCCTCCGCCGTCTGCGGATAATAGATCAATTGCGGAAAGCACTTGCGCATCCCGCGACCACGCTATTCGATTACTGAATATTTCATCAACCGGTAAACGAAAAATTGATTTCAGCGCCATATCCAGTTCGTTCATGCGGCAGGTGAAAAGAAATAGCAATAAACGCCCTTGGGATATCGTAATAACATCGCCGAACCGTCTTAAGCTGCAAAGGGTCAATGCCTGAGCGGCAAGCAATCCGGAAACCGGGCGCAACGCGACCAAAAGGCCTTTGCTTCCCGCCGGGATCATCGTGTTGCTCATAAGCTGTTTAACGGATTGGGCGAACCGGTCCGGCGGCAGATAACCTTTAACGTTTAACGGGCGCGTCATGATCAGCAACGGCTCGATATCCGCGGGAATATGTTTGGTGAAACGCTGGCCCTGCACGCTTTCAAGGCGGGAAAGAAAACGGGAAAGCGGCTCGGTATGCGCCACGATAGTATTGACGCCGCACGCCAGCAGCAGGCGTTCATCGCTGGATCGCAGAGCTGGCTTCATTTCCCGCACCACGATTTTCAGCATCTCGCCACGCCGGCGGCGCAGACGATGAATTTGTCTGGCCAGGTTCTCCACCTGACGGGGATTGTGAAGCGCAAAAATCAGGGTGGCGGCATAAGCCGACATGCCTTGCTCTATAATCGATTGATTTTCATTAAAAACACGCCAATTTTCCGATAATGCCGGCGCGCCTTCCAAAACGCTTTTTTCCGCCAGATACCACCCTTCATCACTCAGTAAAGGAGCCGGCGGCCGTTCGCCGTCATCAACGGCTCGCCACCCTTCCGTTTCCGGCTCCAGCATCCGCGTCTGATTGGCCGTGATGCCATTTTCCGTGCCCCACCAGGACGCCGAATATTGTACGCGATTCTGCCGCCGGTACAGGCTGGCTAAACCATACAATGCGCGATGCTGGGAAATAAGCGTATTGTTCAGTTTAGCGATATCGTCGCCATGGTTAAGAACGATTAGCGTGCATTGTCGCCGCCGCAACCATTCACCGGTTTCGCTCATCCAGCGTTGCATTGTTTCCCGACCGATGCCGCTCCACAGACCGGCCGGCGTATAAAAGACCAATAACCGAGCTTTCGGTTTTAATACGCGCATCAAATCATTGGTGAAATGAAATAACGCCGCCTTTTTTTCCGGTAAAATATAGTAAGGCGTTTGTTTTAATTTGGTTAAAAATAATGG
This window encodes:
- the bcsE gene encoding cellulose biosynthesis protein BcsE is translated as MTQSFSLGVRRLGNELSLLQSPGFYWVNIERESDATLFCQQLISAQTNDTRMALICCEENNEPLFTPLFLTKLKQTPYYILPEKKAALFHFTNDLMRVLKPKARLLVFYTPAGLWSGIGRETMQRWMSETGEWLRRRQCTLIVLNHGDDIAKLNNTLISQHRALYGLASLYRRQNRVQYSASWWGTENGITANQTRMLEPETEGWRAVDDGERPPAPLLSDEGWYLAEKSVLEGAPALSENWRVFNENQSIIEQGMSAYAATLIFALHNPRQVENLARQIHRLRRRRGEMLKIVVREMKPALRSSDERLLLACGVNTIVAHTEPLSRFLSRLESVQGQRFTKHIPADIEPLLIMTRPLNVKGYLPPDRFAQSVKQLMSNTMIPAGSKGLLVALRPVSGLLAAQALTLCSLRRFGDVITISQGRLLLFLFTCRMNELDMALKSIFRLPVDEIFSNRIAWSRDAQVLSAIDLLSADGGGGDIPPINNYVPAGKETPLQKEQIVRRRPVAISLFAEQSRENTC
- the bcsF gene encoding cellulose biosynthesis protein BcsF — translated: MLNLIDIVQLVMLSAVVFFTLGYVAHRFIPRWLEYWECRLLSPRYLKSADIWLRDGSLSKIKK
- the bcsG gene encoding cellulose biosynthesis protein BcsG — translated: MDEKNIHTQPNQNAWRYWRGLGGWNLYFLLKFALLWFGYLNFHPLLNLVFLAFLLMPIPPLRLHRWRHIIAIPIGIGLFYHDTWLPGVNTIFHQGGYLADFDALYLLELINRFINWQMVGAALVMVVAYLFFSQWIRITVFSVAILGWLNVVHLTGPMVSLAPNAAAAAGNSSGSAGGATLSSPADNLPPTNENLTAYLNQFYAREKERVSAFPESLSEDAQPFDLLIINICSLAWSDMEASQLMDHPLWRKFDILLSNFNSATAYSGPAAIRLLRASCGQESHHDLYQPANQQCYLFDNLAKLGFEKQLMLDHSGVSGLSGNYLKGLHDYGSLPSAMMSQAGISYQLTSFEGEPIYNDLELLNRWLDNRSETGRSATFFNLLPLHDGNRFVGTNKSADYRPRAKILFDQLDTFFDALQRSGRKVMVIVVPEHGAALVGDKMQMSGLRDIPSPGITHVPVGVKLFGLQAPPQSSPLEVKSPSSYLAVSTLVARMVDGKVFSAPVIDWPALAKDLPQTEAISENENAIVMPYQSKPYIRLNGGEWVPYPQ